The Streptococcus sp. VT 162 genome has a window encoding:
- a CDS encoding PspC family transcriptional regulator, producing the protein MKKFLAGFQVDTEHKELAGVCAGLGNYFNIQANIVRLVTVLLFLSSTEIGIITVTLYAYLAGWLGNEPLGDGAKKARNQAILLFAVCLILVSLGTEGLVAIFESGKDFGQWLVGLV; encoded by the coding sequence ATGAAAAAGTTTTTAGCAGGTTTTCAAGTCGATACTGAGCACAAAGAACTTGCGGGTGTTTGTGCAGGTTTAGGAAATTATTTTAACATTCAAGCCAATATCGTTCGTTTGGTGACAGTCTTGCTGTTTCTCTCTTCGACAGAGATTGGGATTATAACAGTAACTCTCTATGCCTATCTAGCAGGTTGGCTTGGCAATGAACCCTTGGGAGATGGAGCAAAAAAAGCTAGAAACCAAGCTATTCTCTTGTTTGCTGTTTGTTTGATTTTGGTGTCACTTGGAACAGAAGGTTTGGTCGCTATCTTTGAGTCAGGTAAGGACTTTGGTCAATGGTTGGTTGGATTAGTTTAG
- a CDS encoding membrane protein, which produces MKKKRGLLFLMALILGGFLGMFAGMFKAYTENYGTILDVKIVIPWISSICLLLGFISMFLTFDFLKKSRKFHSLYQEEMDDDLNETYYVQMYRNLEFGTIAFNSAGVAIFLALFISGSEVIVLNISYITLSLSFLALVMIFSAQKYLYKTIAIVRQFDLEFFSTPKDVLDYINSYDEGERKANLEQSFRILFQLNQYVLPTLYFLIVLFSLLTGEIQLLAFLLVGAIHIYINVMQLPMVKRYFK; this is translated from the coding sequence ATGAAAAAGAAACGTGGATTGTTATTTTTAATGGCTTTGATCTTGGGAGGCTTCTTGGGCATGTTTGCAGGGATGTTTAAGGCCTATACCGAAAACTATGGAACCATTTTAGATGTCAAAATCGTGATTCCATGGATATCATCTATTTGTTTACTGTTAGGTTTCATTAGTATGTTTTTGACTTTCGATTTCTTAAAGAAAAGCAGAAAATTTCACTCCTTGTATCAAGAGGAAATGGATGATGATCTGAATGAAACCTATTATGTACAAATGTATCGTAATCTCGAGTTTGGAACTATTGCTTTTAATAGTGCAGGCGTAGCGATTTTTTTGGCTCTTTTCATCTCAGGTAGTGAAGTAATTGTACTAAATATCAGCTATATAACCTTATCTCTTTCTTTTTTGGCATTAGTGATGATTTTCAGTGCTCAAAAATATCTCTATAAGACCATTGCGATCGTTCGTCAGTTTGATTTGGAATTCTTCTCTACACCAAAAGATGTCTTGGACTATATAAACTCCTACGATGAAGGGGAGCGCAAGGCTAATTTAGAACAGAGTTTTCGAATTTTATTCCAATTAAACCAGTATGTCTTGCCAACTCTCTATTTTCTAATCGTTCTCTTTTCCTTACTGACAGGAGAAATTCAGTTACTAGCCTTCTTGCTTGTAGGAGCGATCCATATTTATATCAATGTGATGCAATTACCTATGGTAAAACGTTATTTCAAATAG
- a CDS encoding CAAX protease — MKLLKNLGWFLLAVLSFYFGYGLIQSMALSALDLGASIFGVLPLYIALSGAYVYGVYRWYQTEKVSIQTTAFNRYIWLPTLVLLVAITAQFFLPEDPSVNQQIVSQLTVAQPVFGFFMVVVFAPLTEELIFRGMLARYLFPKQNNSKQTALFLLVSSVLFALIHFPGTLQQFFVYASLGFSLGLAYINRRGLLYSISLHALNNLVGFLMILML; from the coding sequence ATGAAATTACTTAAAAATCTTGGCTGGTTTCTTCTAGCTGTCCTATCCTTTTACTTTGGCTATGGTCTGATTCAGAGTATGGCTTTATCAGCGCTTGACCTAGGGGCTTCGATCTTTGGAGTCTTGCCACTCTATATCGCTCTGTCAGGGGCCTATGTTTATGGAGTTTACAGATGGTATCAGACAGAAAAGGTTAGCATCCAGACGACAGCTTTTAATCGTTATATCTGGTTGCCTACTCTGGTTTTGCTAGTGGCGATTACAGCTCAGTTCTTTTTGCCAGAAGATCCGTCAGTCAATCAACAAATCGTATCACAATTGACAGTTGCTCAGCCTGTATTTGGTTTCTTTATGGTGGTAGTCTTTGCTCCTCTGACGGAAGAACTCATCTTTAGAGGGATGCTGGCGCGTTATCTCTTTCCTAAGCAGAACAACAGCAAACAGACAGCTCTGTTTCTCCTCGTATCAAGTGTGCTTTTTGCCTTGATTCATTTTCCAGGGACTTTGCAACAGTTTTTCGTCTACGCTAGTCTTGGTTTTAGTTTAGGGCTGGCTTATATCAATAGAAGAGGTCTTCTTTACAGTATTTCTCTCCACGCTTTGAATAATTTAGTCGGCTTTTTGATGATACTCATGCTATAA
- a CDS encoding membrane protein yields the protein MKRVILLAVIQAVVLFFIIGGLAYAFKGDFFYNNLAVIFAPIAGIMRFATAYATVIVLPKKAAEIAEKRKEGQESK from the coding sequence ATGAAACGAGTAATTTTATTAGCAGTGATACAGGCAGTCGTTCTCTTCTTTATTATCGGAGGCCTTGCCTATGCCTTTAAAGGCGATTTCTTTTACAACAATCTAGCAGTGATTTTTGCACCTATTGCAGGAATCATGCGCTTTGCGACGGCCTATGCTACAGTGATTGTTCTGCCAAAAAAAGCGGCTGAAATCGCGGAAAAACGTAAAGAAGGTCAAGAATCAAAATAA
- the aspS gene encoding aspartate--tRNA ligase (catalyzes a two-step reaction, first charging an aspartate molecule by linking its carboxyl group to the alpha-phosphate of ATP, followed by transfer of the aminoacyl-adenylate to its tRNA; contains discriminating and non-discriminating subtypes), translated as MKRSMYAGRVREEHIGQEITLKGWVGRRRDLGGLIFIDLRDREGIMQLVINPEKVSAEVMATAESLRSEFVIEVTGQVTAREQANDKLPTGAVELNVTALTVLNTAKTTPFEIKDGIEANDDTRLRYRYLDLRRPEMLENLKLRAKVTHSIRNYLDELEFIDVETPFLSKSTPEGARDYLVPSRVNKGHFYALPQSPQITKQLLMNAGFDRYYQIVKCFRDEDLRGDRQPEFTQVDLETSFLSEQEIQDITEGLIARVMKETKGIEVTLPFPRMKYDDAMALYGSDKPDTRFDMLLQDLTEVVKGVDFKVFSEAPAVKAIVVKGAADNYSRKDIDKMTEVAKQYGAKGLAWVKVVDGELNGPVAKFLTGIQAELTAVLGLEDKDLVLFVADTLEVANATLGALRGRIAKELGLIDSDKFNFLWVVDWPMFEWSEEEDRYMSAHHPFTLPQEETAHELEGDLAKVRAIAYDIVLNGYELGGGSLRINQKDLQERMFKALGFSAEEANDQFGFLLEAMDYGFPPHGGLAIGLDRFVMLLAGEENIREVIAFPKNNKATDPMTQAPSTVALKQLEELSLQVEEDETSKTN; from the coding sequence ATGAAACGTAGTATGTATGCTGGTCGTGTTCGTGAGGAACATATCGGACAAGAAATTACCTTGAAAGGATGGGTTGGCCGTCGTCGTGACTTGGGTGGTTTGATCTTTATCGACCTTCGTGACCGTGAAGGGATCATGCAGCTGGTTATCAATCCAGAAAAAGTTTCTGCAGAGGTTATGGCAACAGCTGAAAGCCTTCGTAGTGAGTTTGTCATCGAGGTGACGGGTCAGGTTACTGCGCGTGAGCAAGCCAATGATAAATTGCCGACTGGTGCGGTTGAGTTGAACGTGACAGCTTTGACAGTGCTGAATACAGCTAAAACAACACCTTTTGAGATTAAAGATGGGATTGAGGCCAATGACGATACACGTTTGCGTTACCGATACCTTGACCTTCGTCGTCCAGAGATGTTGGAAAACCTTAAGCTTCGTGCCAAGGTGACTCATTCTATCCGTAACTACTTGGATGAGTTGGAGTTTATTGATGTGGAGACGCCATTCCTTTCTAAGTCAACACCAGAAGGGGCGCGTGACTATTTGGTGCCATCTCGTGTCAACAAAGGTCATTTCTACGCTCTTCCTCAAAGCCCACAGATTACCAAACAGCTCTTGATGAATGCTGGATTTGACCGTTACTACCAAATCGTTAAATGTTTCCGTGACGAGGACTTGCGTGGTGACCGTCAGCCTGAATTTACCCAGGTCGACTTGGAAACTTCCTTCCTTAGTGAGCAAGAAATCCAAGACATCACAGAAGGCTTGATTGCGCGCGTGATGAAAGAAACAAAAGGCATCGAAGTGACGCTTCCATTTCCTCGTATGAAGTACGATGATGCCATGGCCCTTTATGGTTCTGACAAGCCAGATACGCGTTTTGACATGTTGCTTCAGGACTTGACAGAAGTTGTCAAGGGTGTTGATTTCAAAGTCTTTTCAGAAGCACCTGCCGTTAAAGCCATTGTGGTCAAAGGAGCAGCAGATAACTACTCACGTAAAGACATTGACAAGATGACTGAAGTAGCCAAACAATATGGTGCCAAAGGTCTTGCTTGGGTCAAGGTGGTTGATGGAGAATTAAACGGACCAGTTGCAAAGTTCTTGACTGGCATTCAAGCAGAATTGACTGCAGTACTTGGTCTTGAAGATAAGGACTTGGTTCTCTTTGTGGCGGATACGCTTGAAGTGGCGAATGCAACCCTTGGTGCCCTTCGTGGTCGTATTGCCAAAGAGCTTGGCTTGATTGATAGCGATAAATTCAATTTCCTTTGGGTGGTTGATTGGCCAATGTTTGAATGGTCTGAAGAAGAAGACCGCTACATGAGCGCCCACCATCCATTTACCCTTCCACAGGAAGAAACAGCTCACGAATTAGAAGGTGATTTGGCTAAGGTTCGTGCCATTGCTTACGATATCGTCTTGAACGGTTATGAGCTTGGTGGTGGTAGCCTTCGTATCAACCAAAAAGACCTTCAAGAACGCATGTTCAAGGCTCTTGGTTTCTCAGCCGAAGAAGCAAATGACCAGTTTGGTTTCCTTCTTGAGGCTATGGACTATGGTTTCCCACCACACGGTGGTTTGGCGATCGGTCTTGACCGTTTTGTGATGCTCTTAGCAGGAGAAGAAAATATCCGTGAAGTCATTGCCTTTCCTAAGAACAACAAGGCAACCGATCCAATGACACAAGCTCCATCAACAGTCGCTCTCAAACAACTAGAGGAACTCAGCTTACAAGTAGAAGAAGATGAAACAAGCAAAACAAATTAA
- a CDS encoding tyrosyl-tRNA synthetase, protein MKQAKQIKRWRYYLRRFAYQIKILRVLQSISREKYDEKVSASLVYGFLSAVAVNFFFQPGHVYSSGATGLAQIISALSNHWFGFYIPISLTFYAINFPLMILAWYQIGHKFTIFTFITVSMSSLFIQLVPVVTLTEDPIINALFGGVVMGLGIGFALRNNISSGGTDIVSLTIRKKTGKNVGSISFLVNGTIMLIAGLTFGWKYALYSMITIFVSSRVTDAVFTKQKRMQAMIVTNNPDKVIAKIHKKLHRGATMIHDAEGTYNHERKAVLITVITRAEFNDFKHIMKQVDPTAFVSVSENVHILGRFVETDN, encoded by the coding sequence ATGAAACAAGCAAAACAAATTAAGCGGTGGCGCTATTATCTGCGCCGCTTTGCTTATCAGATAAAAATCTTACGAGTTTTACAAAGTATCTCTCGGGAAAAATATGATGAGAAAGTCTCGGCTTCTCTGGTTTATGGCTTTTTGTCAGCAGTAGCAGTCAATTTCTTTTTTCAACCAGGACACGTTTACTCCAGTGGTGCGACGGGTTTGGCACAGATTATCTCTGCTTTGAGTAATCACTGGTTTGGTTTTTATATTCCGATATCGCTGACCTTTTACGCCATCAATTTTCCCTTGATGATTTTGGCTTGGTATCAGATTGGGCATAAGTTTACAATCTTTACCTTTATCACAGTATCCATGAGTTCCCTCTTTATCCAGCTTGTGCCAGTTGTGACCTTGACAGAGGATCCCATCATCAATGCTCTTTTTGGGGGTGTTGTCATGGGCTTGGGGATTGGTTTTGCGCTCCGTAACAATATTTCTAGCGGAGGTACAGATATCGTCAGTCTCACCATTCGAAAGAAAACGGGTAAGAATGTCGGCAGTATTTCTTTCTTGGTAAATGGAACCATCATGCTGATAGCAGGTCTGACCTTTGGTTGGAAATACGCCCTCTACTCTATGATTACCATTTTTGTATCGAGCCGTGTGACAGACGCGGTCTTTACAAAGCAAAAACGAATGCAGGCCATGATTGTGACCAATAATCCTGACAAGGTAATCGCAAAAATCCATAAAAAATTGCACCGTGGAGCAACCATGATCCACGATGCAGAAGGAACCTATAATCATGAGAGAAAAGCAGTCTTGATCACTGTTATCACGCGAGCAGAGTTTAATGATTTTAAACACATCATGAAACAGGTCGATCCAACAGCCTTTGTCTCTGTATCTGAAAATGTCCACATCCTAGGACGATTCGTAGAAACAGACAATTAA
- a CDS encoding LacI family transcriptional regulator → MPVTIKDVAKAAGVSPSTVTRVIQNKSTISDETKKRVRKAMKELNYHPNLNARSLVSSYTQVIGLVLPDDSDAFYQNPFFPSVLRGIAQVASENHYAIQIATGKDAKERLKAISQMVYGKRVDGLIFLYAQEEDPLVKLVADEQFPFLILGKSLSPFIPLVDNDNVQAGFDATEYFIKKGCKRIAFIGGTKKLFVTQDRLMGYELALKQYQLPIDPNLTYFATEFLEDNGYRFSKLLFEHDPNIDAIITIDSLLAAGVCDYIAKHQLDVPVLSFDSVNPKLNLAAYVDINSLELGRVSFETILQIINDAKNNKQICYRQLIGHKIIEK, encoded by the coding sequence ATGCCCGTTACGATTAAAGACGTGGCCAAGGCAGCAGGTGTCTCACCTTCAACTGTTACCCGCGTTATTCAAAACAAATCAACGATTAGTGATGAAACCAAAAAACGAGTTCGCAAGGCGATGAAGGAGCTCAACTACCACCCCAATCTCAATGCTCGTAGCTTGGTAAGTAGCTATACTCAAGTTATCGGCCTAGTGCTCCCTGACGACTCGGATGCCTTTTACCAAAATCCTTTCTTCCCATCTGTTCTACGAGGGATCGCCCAAGTGGCATCTGAGAACCACTATGCTATTCAGATTGCAACGGGGAAAGATGCAAAAGAGCGGCTCAAAGCTATTTCCCAGATGGTCTATGGTAAGCGTGTAGATGGTTTGATTTTCCTCTATGCCCAAGAAGAAGATCCTTTGGTTAAGCTAGTAGCAGATGAGCAATTTCCTTTCCTTATCTTAGGTAAATCTCTATCTCCCTTCATTCCGCTCGTCGATAATGACAATGTCCAGGCAGGTTTTGATGCAACAGAATATTTCATCAAAAAAGGATGCAAGCGAATTGCCTTCATCGGAGGAACCAAAAAACTTTTCGTAACACAAGATCGTCTAATGGGTTATGAGTTAGCTCTTAAACAATACCAACTTCCTATTGATCCAAATCTGACCTACTTTGCGACCGAATTTCTTGAAGATAATGGTTATCGCTTTAGTAAACTTCTCTTCGAGCATGATCCAAATATTGATGCTATTATTACTATTGATAGCCTTCTTGCTGCAGGGGTCTGTGATTACATCGCAAAACACCAACTGGATGTCCCTGTCCTCAGCTTTGACTCGGTCAACCCTAAACTGAACTTGGCAGCCTATGTGGATATCAATAGCTTAGAACTCGGGCGCGTTTCCTTTGAAACCATTCTCCAGATTATTAACGATGCCAAAAACAATAAACAGATTTGTTACCGCCAGTTGATTGGACACAAAATTATCGAAAAATAA
- a CDS encoding maltodextrose utilization protein MalA — translation MLPYPFSYFTSIWGFRNPLSKRFGLNWFQLLFTSIFLISLSMIPIAIQNSSQETYPLDTFIDNVYTPLTDEAIMDLSENAQIVDGKLNYSGTKNQQPSLLIGPSPSKELPKDLQLHFDTKELVISKESKELTRIRYHAIQTESFQSKETLTQAISKDWYQQNRVYISLFLVLGASFLFGLNFFIVSLGASLLLYITKKSRLFSFRSFKECYHFILNCLGLPTLITLILGLFGQNMATLITVQNILFVLYLVTIFYKTHFRDPDYHK, via the coding sequence ATGCTTCCATATCCATTCTCGTATTTTACTAGTATCTGGGGATTTCGTAATCCCCTGTCAAAACGTTTTGGACTCAACTGGTTTCAACTCCTCTTTACGAGCATTTTCCTCATCAGCTTGTCCATGATTCCAATTGCCATTCAAAACAGCTCACAGGAAACGTATCCACTGGATACCTTTATCGATAATGTCTATACTCCACTGACAGATGAAGCCATCATGGACTTGTCAGAGAATGCACAAATCGTTGATGGAAAGCTGAACTACTCAGGTACAAAGAATCAGCAGCCTTCTCTTTTGATTGGCCCAAGTCCAAGTAAGGAATTGCCAAAGGATTTGCAACTTCATTTTGATACGAAAGAACTCGTCATCAGTAAGGAAAGTAAGGAACTAACTCGCATTCGCTACCACGCCATTCAAACGGAGAGTTTCCAGAGTAAGGAAACTTTAACCCAGGCTATTTCTAAAGACTGGTACCAACAGAACCGTGTCTATATCAGTCTCTTTCTCGTTCTTGGTGCAAGCTTCCTCTTTGGATTGAATTTCTTTATTGTCTCTCTTGGAGCTAGTCTCCTCCTTTATATCACCAAAAAATCACGCCTCTTTTCATTTAGGAGCTTTAAAGAGTGCTACCATTTTATCTTGAACTGTTTAGGATTACCCACTCTGATTACGCTTATTTTGGGACTTTTTGGCCAAAATATGGCGACCCTTATCACTGTACAAAACATTCTTTTTGTTCTTTATCTGGTCACCATTTTTTACAAGACACACTTCCGTGATCCAGATTATCATAAATAG
- a CDS encoding sugar ABC transporter permease, translating into MNNSIKLKRRLTQTLTYLYLIGLSIVIIYPLLITIMSAFKSGNVVAFKLDGNVDFSFDNFKGLFTETLYGTWYLNTLIIALITMAVQTSIIVLAGYAYSRYNFLARKQSLVFFLIIQMVPTMAALTAFFVMALMLNALNHSWFLIFLYVGGGIPMNAWLMKGYFDTVPMSLDESAKLDGAGHFRRFWQIVLPLVRPMVAVQALWAFMGPFGDYILSSFLLREKEYFTVAVGLQTFVSNVKNLKIAYFSAGAILIALPICILFFFLQKNFVSGLTSGGDKG; encoded by the coding sequence ATGAATAACTCAATCAAACTCAAACGTAGACTGACTCAAACCCTCACTTACCTCTACTTGATTGGCTTATCAATCGTGATTATCTATCCACTTTTGATCACCATTATGTCAGCCTTCAAGTCTGGTAACGTGGTAGCCTTTAAACTAGATGGTAACGTCGATTTTAGTTTTGATAACTTTAAAGGACTCTTCACTGAAACCTTATACGGCACTTGGTATCTCAATACCTTGATCATCGCCTTGATTACAATGGCTGTTCAAACAAGTATCATCGTACTTGCTGGTTACGCCTACAGCCGTTACAACTTCTTGGCTCGTAAACAAAGTTTGGTCTTCTTCTTGATCATCCAAATGGTGCCAACTATGGCCGCTTTGACAGCCTTCTTCGTTATGGCCCTTATGTTGAACGCCCTTAACCATAGCTGGTTCCTCATCTTCCTATATGTCGGTGGTGGTATCCCAATGAACGCTTGGTTGATGAAAGGTTACTTCGACACAGTACCAATGTCTCTTGATGAATCAGCAAAACTAGATGGTGCAGGACACTTCCGTCGCTTCTGGCAAATTGTTCTCCCACTCGTTCGCCCAATGGTTGCAGTACAAGCGCTCTGGGCCTTCATGGGACCTTTCGGAGACTATATCCTCTCTAGTTTCTTGCTTCGTGAGAAAGAATACTTTACAGTTGCCGTTGGTCTACAGACCTTTGTCAGCAATGTGAAAAACTTGAAGATTGCCTACTTCTCAGCAGGTGCTATCCTCATCGCCCTTCCAATCTGTATTCTCTTCTTCTTCCTACAAAAGAACTTTGTTTCAGGACTTACAAGTGGTGGCGACAAGGGATAA
- a CDS encoding sugar ABC transporter permease, whose translation MENQQPSKAALLSVIPGLGQIYNKQKAKGFIFLGVTIVFVLYFLALAAPELHNLITLGDKPGRDNSLFMLIRGAFHLIFVVVYVLFYFSNIKDAHTIAKRINNGIPVPRTFKDMIKGIYENGFPYLLIIPSYVAMTFAIIFPVIVTLMIAFTNYDFQHLPPNKLLDWVGLTNFTNIWSLSTFRSAFGAVLSWTIIWALSASTLQIVIGIFTAIIANQPFIKGKRIFGVIFLLPWAVPAFITILTFSNMFNDSVGAINTQVLPILAKVLPFLDGALIPWKTDPTWTKIALIMMQGWLGFPYIYVLTLGILQSIPNDLYEAAYIDGANAWQKFRNITFPMILAVAAPTLISQYTFNFNNFSIMYLFNGGGPGSVGGGAGSTDILISWIYRLTTGTSPQYSMAAAVTLIISIIVISISMIAFKKLHAFDMEDV comes from the coding sequence CTTTATTTCCTAGCACTTGCTGCGCCGGAATTGCACAATTTGATCACTCTTGGTGACAAGCCAGGTCGTGATAATTCCCTCTTTATGCTGATTCGTGGTGCCTTCCATTTAATCTTTGTAGTCGTTTATGTGCTCTTTTATTTCTCAAATATTAAAGATGCACATACAATCGCAAAACGTATTAACAATGGAATTCCTGTCCCACGTACTTTTAAAGATATGATCAAAGGTATTTATGAGAATGGTTTCCCTTACCTCTTGATCATCCCATCTTACGTCGCTATGACATTTGCGATTATCTTCCCAGTTATCGTAACCTTGATGATTGCCTTTACCAACTATGACTTCCAACACTTGCCACCAAACAAATTGTTGGACTGGGTTGGCTTGACGAACTTCACTAATATCTGGAGCTTAAGTACCTTCCGTTCAGCCTTCGGTGCGGTTCTTTCTTGGACCATCATCTGGGCCTTGTCTGCTTCTACTTTGCAGATTGTGATTGGTATCTTCACAGCAATCATTGCTAACCAACCATTTATCAAAGGAAAACGTATCTTTGGTGTTATTTTCCTTCTTCCTTGGGCTGTTCCAGCCTTCATCACTATCTTGACATTCTCAAACATGTTTAACGATAGTGTCGGAGCGATCAACACTCAAGTATTGCCTATCTTGGCTAAGGTCCTTCCTTTCCTTGACGGAGCGCTTATCCCTTGGAAAACAGACCCAACTTGGACTAAGATTGCCTTGATTATGATGCAAGGTTGGCTAGGATTCCCATACATCTACGTTTTGACTTTGGGTATCTTGCAGTCGATTCCTAACGACCTCTACGAAGCGGCTTACATCGATGGTGCCAATGCTTGGCAAAAATTCCGCAACATCACTTTCCCTATGATTTTGGCTGTTGCGGCACCAACATTGATCAGCCAATACACCTTCAACTTTAACAACTTCTCTATCATGTACCTCTTCAACGGCGGAGGTCCTGGTAGCGTTGGTGGTGGAGCCGGTTCAACTGATATCTTGATCTCATGGATTTATCGTTTGACAACAGGTACATCTCCTCAATACTCTATGGCGGCAGCTGTTACCTTGATTATCTCAATCATTGTCATCTCTATCTCTATGATTGCATTCAAGAAACTACACGCATTTGATATGGAGGACGTCTAA